In the genome of Bacteroidales bacterium, the window AAAATATCAAAGCAAATTTATTGTATTATTTGAATAAAAAGAATAAAAGCATAAATTTTTTTTAGTTTTTTTTATTATTTACTTTTGTAAAAAAATGATAAGCTCATATTATTTATTTTTACTTTTTTACTAAAAAGCCAAATGCAATGCATCAATCAAAAAGTTTAAAAAAAATAACAACCCACGTTTTGCAGGAAATGAAGCTGCAAGATGAAAAGATTTCAATGATTACTGCGTATGATTATTCTTTTGCAAAAATTATTGATGAAGCAGGAATAGATGTGATTTTAGTCGGCGACTCGGCTTCAAATGTAATGGCAGGGCATAAAACAACATTGCCGATTACTTTGAATGAAATGATATATCATGCATCATCCGTAGTGAGAGCGGTTTCAAGAGCTTTGGTTGTTGTGGATTTACCCTTCGGTACATATCAGGGAAATTCATTAGAAGCACTTAGTTCGGCAATAAGAATTATGAAAGAATCGGGTGCTCATGCTGTAAAACTTGAAGGTGGAATAGAAATAAAAGAATCTGTAGAACGCATTATCTCTGCGGGAATTCCTGTTATGGGTCACTTGGGTTTAACACCACAGGCAATTTACAAATTCGGAACTTACATTGTAAGAGCAAAAGAAGAAACTGAAGCTAAGCAGCTTATTGATGATTCCAAGGTGCTTGAGGACTCAGGATGTTTTGCTATAGTTCTTGAAAAAATTCCTGCAAAACTTGCCGCAGAAGTTACAAAAGAAAGAAATATTCCGTTAATAGGAATAGGAGCGGGTGGTGGGGTTGACGGACAAGTGCTGGTTTTACATGATATGCTTGGTATAACTCAGGAATTTTCGCCGCGTTTTTTAAGAAGATATAATAATCTTTATGAAGAAATCAAAGGTTCGGTGGAGTCATATATTAAAGATGTGAAAGCACGCGATTTTCCTAATGAAAGAGAACAGTATTAAATTTAGGATTTAGAATTTGGAAATTAGGATAAAAGATTCAAGGATTTTAACTTCTGTCGATTGTTGGGAAGATTGATAGAATAAATAACGATTAACAATTATTTTTTTTTCGTTTTATTTTAAGTTTTATGTTGGAAATTCTTTACGAAGATAATCATATAATTGCTGTTAACAAAAAGCCATCTGATATTGTTCAGGGAGATAAGACGGGCGACAAGCCGTTAAGCGAATTTGTCAAGGATTACATTAAAACAAAATATAATAAACCCGGAGATGTTTTTATTGGTGTTGTGCATCGTCTCGACCGTCCTGCAAGCGGTGCTGTGCTTTTTGCTCGCACAAGCAAAGCATTATCAAGATTAACAAAGATGTTTCATGACAAGGAAATAAAAAAAACTTACTGGGCTGTAGTTAGAAATAAACCACCCGAACAGCATGGAAGATTGATAGATTTTATAAAAAAATATGAAGAAAAAAATATTTCAAAGGTTTATGCTCAACAGATAGAAGGGGCTGTTCTCGCTGAACTTACTTATGAAGTAATAAAAAATATTGTTGGATATTATTTGCTCGAAATTGATTTGCTCACAGGAAGGCACCATCAAATCAGAGCGCAATTGGCGAATATCGGTTGTCCTATAATTGGTGATAATAAATATGGATACCCGCGTGCAAACAGAGATTACTCAATAAATCTTCACGCAAGAAGCATCGAATTTATTCATCCTGTAAAAAAAGAATTTATTAAAATAATTGCAGAACCGCCGGCTGACGCTATCTGGAAAAAGTTTTGAAATAATTTTAAATTTTTAGTCCGGTTTTTTTTTATCTCATACCTCGTATCTCATACTTCAATAGTAGTTAATAAAATAAAAATTTAATTTAATACTCCCATTTCCAATTGCGGATTTCAGGCATATCATCACCGTGTTTAATTATGTATTGTTTATGTTCAATTAATTTGTCGTGCATTTCCTGTTTCACATGAGCACCAATTTTTTCAAGCTTTGCCACACGGTCAATAACATCAATTACAAGATGAAATCTGTCGAGGTCGTTAAGCACAACCATGTCGAAAGGCGTGGTAGTTGTTCCTTCTTCTTTGTATCCTCTAACATGAATGTTTTTATGATTATTTCTTTTGTATGTTAGGCGATGTATTAATAATGGATAGCCGTGAAATGCAAAAATAACCGGTCTGTCGGTTGTAAAAAGCGAATCAAAATCTTTGTCGGACAAGCCATGTGGGTGCTCGTTCGGAGGTTCAAGAGTCATCAAATCAACAATATTGATAACGCGGATTTTCAACTCCTTGAAATTCCGGCGAAGAATATCAACA includes:
- the panB gene encoding 3-methyl-2-oxobutanoate hydroxymethyltransferase, whose amino-acid sequence is MHQSKSLKKITTHVLQEMKLQDEKISMITAYDYSFAKIIDEAGIDVILVGDSASNVMAGHKTTLPITLNEMIYHASSVVRAVSRALVVVDLPFGTYQGNSLEALSSAIRIMKESGAHAVKLEGGIEIKESVERIISAGIPVMGHLGLTPQAIYKFGTYIVRAKEETEAKQLIDDSKVLEDSGCFAIVLEKIPAKLAAEVTKERNIPLIGIGAGGGVDGQVLVLHDMLGITQEFSPRFLRRYNNLYEEIKGSVESYIKDVKARDFPNEREQY
- a CDS encoding RluA family pseudouridine synthase, which translates into the protein MEILYEDNHIIAVNKKPSDIVQGDKTGDKPLSEFVKDYIKTKYNKPGDVFIGVVHRLDRPASGAVLFARTSKALSRLTKMFHDKEIKKTYWAVVRNKPPEQHGRLIDFIKKYEEKNISKVYAQQIEGAVLAELTYEVIKNIVGYYLLEIDLLTGRHHQIRAQLANIGCPIIGDNKYGYPRANRDYSINLHARSIEFIHPVKKEFIKIIAEPPADAIWKKF